One Rissa tridactyla isolate bRisTri1 chromosome 1, bRisTri1.patW.cur.20221130, whole genome shotgun sequence DNA segment encodes these proteins:
- the SLITRK1 gene encoding SLIT and NTRK-like protein 1: MLLWILLLETSLCFAAGNVTGDVCKEKICACNEIEGDLHVDCEKKGFTSLQHFTAPTSQFYHLFLHGNSLTRLFPNEFANFYNAVSLHMENNGLHEIVPGAFLGLQLVKRLHINNNKIKSFRKQTFLGLDDLEYLQADFNLLRDIDPGAFRDLNKLEVLILNDNLISTLPPNVFQYVPITHLDLRGNRLKTLPYEEVLEQIPGIAEILLEDNPWDCTCDLLSLKEWLENIPKNALIGRVICEAPTRLQGKDLNETTEQELCKKNRVDSSLAAPPAEEETCDPGPIPTPFKIHGKEDPATPGSGPNGGTKIPVNWQIKTRPTAAVSTVSAKSKLPATVSCPQICSCDQIPGSGLKVNCNDRNVSSLVDLKPKPSNVQELFLRDNKIHTIRKSHFLDYRKLNLLDLGNNNIATVENNTFKNLFDLRWLYMDSNYLDTLSREKFAGLQNLEYLNVEFNGIQLIMPGTFNVMPKLRVLILNNNLLRSLPVDVFAGVSLSKLSIHNNYFMYLPVVGVLDQLTSITQIDLHGNPWDCTCPIVPFKQWAEMLRPKVIMSDLRCESPEDFFKEDFESLSNDVICPQLKISPTLTSPNKTSTGLTETGTHSNSYLETSRVSISVLVPGLLLVFVTSAFTVVGMLVFILRNRKRSKRRDANSSASEINSLQTVCDSSYWHNGPYSADGAHRVYDCGSHSLSD, translated from the coding sequence atgctgctttggatTCTGTTGCTGGAGACGtctctttgttttgctgctggaaACGTTACAGGGGACGTTTGCAAAGAGAAGATCTGTGCCTGCAACGAGATAGAAGGGGATTTGCACGTAGACTGTGAGAAAAAGGGATTTACCAGCCTGCAACATTTCACCGCCCCAACTTCCCAGTTTTACCATTTATTCCTGCATGGCAATTCCCTGACTCGACTTTTCCCTAATGAGTTTGCTAACTTTTACAATGCAGTCAGTTTGCACATGGAAAACAACGGTTTGCATGAGATTGTTCCTGGGGCTTTCCTTGGGCTGCAGCTGGTGAAACGCTTGCACATAAACAACAACAAGATCAAATCGTTCAGGAAGCAGACTTTCCTGGGGCTGGACGATCTGGAATACCTCCAGGCAGATTTTAATCTATTGCGGGATATTGACCCGGGAGCATTTAGGGACTTAAACAAGCTAGAGGTGCTGATTTTAAATGACAATCTCATCAGCACCTTGCCCCCCAACGTGTTTCAGTATGTGCCGATCACCCACCTCGACCTTCGGGGAAACCGTCTTAAAACCTTGCCTTACGAGGAGGTCTTGGAGCAGATCCCAGGCATTGCTGAAATCCTGCTAGAGGATAACCCCTGGGACTGCACTTGCGATCTGCTGTCGTTGAAGGAATGGCTGGAAAACATACCCAAAAATGCTTTGATCGGCAGAGTGATTTGTGAGGCTCCCACTAGGTTGCAGGGCAAAGATTTAAATGAGACCACAGAGCAAGAGCTGTGCAAAAAGAACAGAGTGGATTCTAGCCTAGCTGCTCCCCCTGCCGAAGAAGAAACCTGTGATCCTGGTCCCATTCCAACCCCTTTTAAAATACATGGCAAAGAAGACCCTGCCACACCAGGATCTGGTCCAAACGGAGGTACAAAGATTCCCGTCAACTGGCAAATCAAGACCAGACCCACTGCTGCCGTGTCGACAGTTAGTGCCAAGAGCAAGCTACCGGCTACCGTGTCCTGCCcgcagatctgcagctgtgatCAGATCCCTGGCTCAGGTTTAAAGGTTAATTGCAATGACAGGAATGTGAGCAGCTTGGTGGATTTGAAGCCCAAGCCATCCAATGTGCAGGAGCTGTTTCTTAGAGACAACAAAATACACACCATCAGGAAATCCCACTTTCTGGATTACCGGAAACTTAATTTACTTGACCTGGGCAACAACAACATCGCCACCGTTGAGAACAACACCTTCAAGAACCTTTTTGATCTCCGATGGCTCTACATGGATAGTAACTACTTAGACACCCTGTCCCGGGAGAAATTTGCTGGGCTGCAAAACCTGGAGTATCTGAATGTGGAGTTTAATGGGATCCAGCTGATCATGCCTGGCACCTTCAATGTGATGCCCAAACTGAGAGTCCTCATCCTCAACAACAACCTACTGAGGTCTCTCCCAGTGGACGTGTTTGCTGGAGTCTCGCTTTCCAAGCTGAGCATACACAACAATTATTTCATGTACCTCCCAGTGGTGGGGGTGCTGGACCAGCTCACCTCCATCACCCAGATCGACCTGCACGGCAACCCGTGGGACTGTACTTGCCCTATCGTGCCTTTCAAACAGTGGGCGGAGATGCTGCGCCCCAAGGTGATTATGAGCGACCTGAGGTGTGAGTCCCCTGAAGATTTCTTCAAAGAGGATTTTGAGTCTCTCTCCAATGACGTGATTTGCCCTCAGTTAAAAATTTCACCCACATTAACTTCTCCTAACAAAACCAGCACCGGGTTGACAGAGACAGGTACTCACTCCAACTCCTACTTGGAGACCAGCCGGGTCTCTATTTCGGTGCTGGTGCCAGGGCTCCTGCTGGTTTTTGTGACCTCTGCCTTCACGGTGGTTGGCATGCTGGTGTTCATCCTGAGGAACAGAAAGCGGTCCAAGAGGAGGGACGCCAACTCCTCTGCATCTGAAATCAACTCCTTGCAGACGGTCTGCGACTCGTCCTACTGGCACAACGGGCCCTACAGCGCCGACGGGGCCCACAGGGTTTACGACTGCGGCTCTCACTCCCTGTCGGACtga